The Rhododendron vialii isolate Sample 1 chromosome 6a, ASM3025357v1 genome includes a window with the following:
- the LOC131330330 gene encoding putative disease resistance RPP13-like protein 1 yields the protein MVGGEIFLSAFIQVLFEKLASRDLWNFALKKQIRTQLAKWSRMLEQIEALLADAEDKQMTNQRGITLWLEDLEDLAYDLDDVLDEFATEALQRKMMEEPRASASKVHAFIPTCCVSFNPSTLVSGSSMSSKIKDITNRLQDLFDRRIGLGLQNVPVERSVKAPQRPPTSSLIHEPSLYGGDGDKRAIIELLLTDQLSNGKVGVVPIVGMGGFGKTTLAQMVYNDEMVEKHFEMKAWVCVSQAFDIVGVTKAILESVTFQTCDFKALDVVQVLLKKALDGRKFLIVLDDVWNKNHDDWSNLKSPFNDGASGSKFMVTTRNRDVALMMTGTGKYHSLKRLSKEDCWSVFAQHAFGNRSIDENPNLVSIGQKIVEKCGGLPLAARTLGGLLRSKLTNDEWERVLNSEMWSYQTRKVRFFQL from the coding sequence ATGGTTGGTGGGGAAATCTTTCTCTCCGCTTTCATCCAGGTGTTGTTCGAGAAGTTGGCTTCCCGAGATCTGTGGAACTTCGCACTGAAGAAGCAAATTCGCACTCAGCTAGCGAAATGGAGCAGAATGTTGGAACAAATCGAGGCGCTGCTTGCAGATGCTGAGGATAAGCAAATGACTAATCAAAGGGGTATCACACTCTGGCTGGAGGATCTCGAGGACTTGGCTTACGATCTCGATGATGTACTGGACGAGTTTGCCACTGAAGCCCTGCAGCGAAAGATGATGGAAGAGCCTCGAGCTAGCGCCAGCAAGGTACATGCCTTCATACCTACTTGCTGTGTGAGTTTCAATCCAAGTACTCTAGTGTCTGGTTCTAGTATGAGCTCCAAGATCAAGGACATCACTAACAGATTGCAAGATCTTTTTGATCGAAGAATTGGGCTTGGCTTGCAAAATGTTCCTGTAGAGAGGTCTGTTAAAGCTCCACAAAGACCTCCCACCTCATCTTTGATTCATGAACCTTCTTTATATGGGGGGGATGGGGATAAAAGGGCGATAATAGAGTTGCTTCTAACTGATCAATTGAGTAATGGAAAGGTTGGTGTAGTTCCCATTGTGGGTATGGGAGGGTTCGGTAAGACCACCCTTGCTCAGATGGTCTACAACGATGAAATGGTAGAAAAGCATTTTGAGATGAAAGCATGGGTTTGTGTCTCTCAAGCGTTTGACATTGTGGGAGTGACAAAAGCAATCCTCGAGTCTGTCACCTTTCAGACTTGTGATTTTAAAGCCTTGGATGTAGTTCAAGTTCTATTGAAAAAGGCTTTGGATGGGAGGAAGTTCTTGATTGTTCTAGATGATGTCTGGAACAAAAACCATGATGATTGGAGCAATTTAAAGAGTCCTTTCAATGATGGGGCCTCGGGAAGTAAATTTATGGTGACAACGCGTAACAGGGATGTTGCATTGATGATGACCGGAACCGGTAAATATCATTCTCTAAAGAGACTATCAAAGGAGGATTGCTGGTCGGTGTTTGCACAACATGCATTTGGGAATAGGAGTATTGATGAAAATCCAAATCTGGTTTCCATCGGTCAAAAGATCGTGGAAAAATGTGGAGGGTTGCCTTTGGCTGCGAGGACACTTGGTGGCCTTCTACGGTCTAAATTGACAAATGATGAATGGGAACGAGTATTAAATAGTGAAATGTGGAGTTATCAGACGAGGAAAGTGAGATTCTTCCAGCTTTGA